The DNA sequence CCTGACGGCTGTGGAGACTGGCGCTTTTATCACCGTAAACGATTGTTCCCGGAGCATCCGCAACGTGGATAAGGGTCAAACGCGAGTGATATTTTTTGGCCATGGTGACAGCGGCAGAAACAATTTCGGCATCGCGGTCGGAATTTTCAAGCGCCACCGCAATAGTCTTGAATGAAAACGAATGAAGCCGCCGGGCAATCTTGGCGCCGGTACGCACAATCCCGCTTTCCCACTCCCGGGACACTCCAAAAAACGGGGAAAATGTGATGTAGGCCAGAACCCCCAAAATAAAAGCGGCTGCCGGAATAATCAACAGCCAGAGGAAAAATGAAGCCCCTGTAAGCCAGCGGGTGAGTTCATCCACAGCCAGTTTTATGTTCAGCACAATGATAATGGCGGCCACCGACCAGCTCAGAAATTTCACCCAGTTTTTATTGGCAAATTCGCCCATCTTTTTCTTGTCCGATGTAAAATGAATCAAGGGAATGGTGGCGAATGGAAGCTGAAGACTTAAAATGACCTGAGACAAAATAAGCAGCCGGTAGGTTCCTTCGCTGCCGGAAATGGCAATAACCACAATAGCCGGCAAAAGGGCGATGCTGCGTGTGATCAATCGTCTGAGCCAGGGCTGAAGTCGAATGTTTAAAAACCCTTCCATTATGATTTGTCCGGTTAGGGTGCCGGTGAGAGTGGAGCTTTGTCCGGCGGCAATCAGGGCCACGGCAAAAGCGACCGGCGCAATATGAGTGCCGAGAATGGGTTTTAGCAGTTGATGAGCCTGCTGAATTTCAGTGACTACAATACCGCGGGAAAAGAAGACGGCTGCCGCCATTATCAAAATAGCCGCATTTACAAAAAAGGCCGCGTTTAATGCCACGGCTGAATCGATGAAATTGAATTTGCAGGCTTCGGCTTTTCCGGTGTACGTATTTGAAACGGCCCGGGATTGAACCAGGGAGGAGTGCAGATAGAGGTTGTGCGGCATCACCGTGGCGCCAATAATTCCGATGGCAATGAAGAGGGCTGACGGCGGCAGGTGAGGCACAAATCCGGCCAAAATTCCTCCCCAATCCGGTTTGGCCAGAAAAATTTCAATCAGGAAGCAAGAACCAATCATCGCAATAAGGGCCACAATGAACGCTTCCATTTTTCGTACACCCAGCCGTTGAATGGCCAGAAGCAAAAACGTGTCCAACGCCGTAAGTGCAGCTCCCCAGAGCAGAGGCAATCCGAACAATAAATTCAATCCGATAATTGTTCCCAACAATTCAGCCAGGTCCGTGGCCGCTATGGCAATTTCGGCCAGAATGTACAGAAAAAAATTCAAGGGTTTGGGATATTCCCGTTTGCAGCCCTGGGCCAAATCGTACCCGGTTACAATTCCAAGTCGTGCCGAGAGGGTTTGCAAGAGGACCGCCATCATATTCGACATCAACAGAACCCAGATGAGCGTGTAGCCAAACCGGGCGCCCCCTTCAATGTCCGTTGCCCAGTTTCCGGGGTCCATGTAGCCTACGCTGACGAGATAGGCAGGACCGATAAACGCAAACAGGCGCCGAAACCATCCCCGCTTCCTGACGGGAACCAAATCTTCCGAAGAGTCTGACTTTGTCGATTGGGTTGTGAAATTCATAAGTAATCCTTTTTGTCATTTCTTCTTTGTGAAAATAAAAAATCAGGGTGTCCCTATTTATTGGGCGGTTCAAGTTGAAGAATTATCATTAAAAATTTCAGCATTTTCAATTTGCTTAATACCTCAAAATGATTGGACTTATCCAAAAATATATTTATATTTATCCAAAGAATTTTTCAAAATCAAGCTTTTTTATTTTTATTTGTTTTTCCTCTTGCAATAGGCGCAAGAAGGGATTATATTAAAAAAATTTATTTTGGGTCAAATCTGCCTGTATACATAAAAAAACAACCCCAATCGAGAGGAATTCCGATGATTTTCTGGTATATTCTCTTAGGTCTTATCGTTTTTCTGGTGATTTTATTTGTCATTCTTGCGAAGGCTCGTCGTCCCGATCAGTTGTTGCTCATCGAAAAACACGGCACCGTTCAGCCTTATCTGAAACGCTGGTATTTTTCGAAATCCGTGCTGGCTTTGCCGGCGACAGTAAAGACCATTTCAACGGAAGTAAAGACGCAGGCCCGCGGGAAAATTGATGTCATTATCAAACTGTCGGTATCCTTTTTCCCCGACCCGGAACGCGCCGGAAACCTGATTCGGGTGGGAGGATGGACTCCCGATGCCGTTGACCGCGTCGCTCAAGAGCTGTCCGGGACTGTGCAGGGGCTGGTTGGGGAACTGGTGGAACCCCTTAACATCACGCAGGTGACGCGGGAGAAATTGTCTCACATGCTGCGGCAAAAGCTTCAGGCTCTGGCGCCAAGTTTTGGAATTACGGTAACCTCTGTGGTTGTTTCCGACGCGGAGGCAGCGGATCAAAAGATTGCAGACGCCATTCGAAAGCAGGAAGAAGCCCGCATTCAGGAGGAAATGGAAAAATCGAGCCAGCGATCCCGAATTGCCACAGAAAAACTGCGTTTGGCGGCGGATGATGAAATTGAGCGCATGAAGCACAAAATGGAAATGGAACATCTCAAATTACGGGAAATTGAGGAGCTAAAAGCGGCCGAGCTGGAACAAAAACTACTGGAAAAGGAAACCGAAAAAAAGCGTCTGACGCTGGCGTTAGAGCAGGAGGAAGCCGAACTGCTGAGCCGGCATCCGGAACTGATGATGCTTACGCCGCAGTTAACCCGATTGGTAGAGGCCAGCCAGCAGCTTAAGAGCGCGAAAACGGTTATTTCACTTTCGCCTGAAATTCAAGACGGATTACCCAGAATTTTACAGACTCTGCTGGAACTGCTTCAGTCCCGTAAGGGTCAGGAAAAGGAATCGTGATTCAGTGAAGAATAAAAAGAGACTGCTTTCACGAGACAACAGGGGAATTGCGGCCGTTTTTCTGCACCTCAATCTTAATCTTAGTCTTAATTTTAATCTTAGTCTTAATTTTAATCTTAATCTTAAACAATGTCCTTCTTAAGGCTCAAACCCTCTTTCCCATCGCTTGTCGGAGAAATTAGCAAGCGCACGGCTGATGCACCTGTCGATCCCGAACGGCGCGTGGATTTTCACATTGGGAATCCTGTGCAGGATGACTCACTCGACCGGCTCTACAACGCCGTTCTTTCCGGAGCAGAGTTTCTACAGCCTTTTGCAGAAGATTTCAACGAAAGCGATTTTCTCTCGGATCTCGATGATCCCGATCTGTCCGAATATTTTAAGCTTTTGTTTGAAACCTCCCGGAAATCGGTGGCGTATTCGCCGGCCGGCGGATTTTCGCCGGGGAACCCGGGAACCCTGACGCGCAAACTGGAGGCCTTTTTTAATCGTGTTCAAGACTCACCCACACGATACCATTTTGGGGAAAAAGGCGCTCCGGAATTTGCCCTGGCCTCCGGCGGACGCTGGCAGGCCCTAAAGCTCTTGCTGCAAGTTCTCTTTGAACAGACCGAATATACCTCAACGCAGGGTCTTGTTTTGGGCCGTTTGCCATACCCCCAAATTCTTGCGGCCTGTTCAAATCAGGTAACTCTCGTCGAGAA is a window from the Calditrichota bacterium genome containing:
- a CDS encoding iron/manganese transporter, which codes for MNFTTQSTKSDSSEDLVPVRKRGWFRRLFAFIGPAYLVSVGYMDPGNWATDIEGGARFGYTLIWVLLMSNMMAVLLQTLSARLGIVTGYDLAQGCKREYPKPLNFFLYILAEIAIAATDLAELLGTIIGLNLLFGLPLLWGAALTALDTFLLLAIQRLGVRKMEAFIVALIAMIGSCFLIEIFLAKPDWGGILAGFVPHLPPSALFIAIGIIGATVMPHNLYLHSSLVQSRAVSNTYTGKAEACKFNFIDSAVALNAAFFVNAAILIMAAAVFFSRGIVVTEIQQAHQLLKPILGTHIAPVAFAVALIAAGQSSTLTGTLTGQIIMEGFLNIRLQPWLRRLITRSIALLPAIVVIAISGSEGTYRLLILSQVILSLQLPFATIPLIHFTSDKKKMGEFANKNWVKFLSWSVAAIIIVLNIKLAVDELTRWLTGASFFLWLLIIPAAAFILGVLAYITFSPFFGVSREWESGIVRTGAKIARRLHSFSFKTIAVALENSDRDAEIVSAAVTMAKKYHSRLTLIHVADAPGTIVYGDKSASLHSRQDEAYLEDLAREIEEKDLPVETLLLFGDPANELIKAINENDFDLLIVGAHGHRGVEDWVHGATIDKVRHEISIPVLIVHTSGMTSPVDK